One region of Syntrophobacter fumaroxidans MPOB genomic DNA includes:
- a CDS encoding uridine monophosphate kinase: MAKLVKEGSEKGRLHIESPLMGESLVSKEFLKRTEAKEYFRMQPEINVVKIGGQSIIDRGATAVLPIVDVLVQAKEQYKIILMTGGGSRARHVYSIGIDLGMPTGVLSKLGDKVSWQNAEMMSVLLNKHGGVKIGHGDNLEQLTMFCRRGYLPITYGIPPYGFFEHPAEIGSIPPHRTDCGAFLLAENIGARSLIYLKDERGLFSNDPKKVAKAERKKLRFFDRISARELLELDLDDLIIERPILTLLQRAKCLKELQIIDALHHPEHILDALEGKHVGTIIYKEE, translated from the coding sequence ATGGCGAAGCTTGTCAAGGAAGGAAGCGAGAAAGGAAGGCTGCACATCGAATCCCCGCTCATGGGTGAATCCCTGGTGAGCAAGGAGTTTCTGAAGAGAACGGAGGCTAAGGAATACTTTCGCATGCAGCCCGAGATCAACGTCGTCAAGATCGGAGGGCAGAGCATCATCGACCGCGGCGCCACGGCGGTGCTGCCGATTGTCGATGTGCTGGTGCAGGCCAAGGAGCAGTATAAAATCATCCTGATGACCGGTGGAGGCTCCCGCGCAAGGCACGTCTACAGCATCGGGATTGACCTCGGAATGCCCACCGGCGTACTCTCGAAACTCGGGGACAAGGTTTCCTGGCAGAATGCCGAAATGATGAGCGTGCTTCTCAATAAACACGGTGGCGTCAAGATCGGACACGGGGATAACCTCGAGCAGCTCACCATGTTTTGCCGGCGGGGATACCTGCCGATCACCTACGGAATTCCGCCGTACGGCTTTTTCGAGCACCCCGCCGAAATCGGGTCCATCCCGCCTCACCGGACCGACTGCGGTGCTTTTCTCCTGGCCGAAAACATAGGCGCCCGCTCGCTCATCTACCTCAAGGACGAAAGAGGCCTCTTCAGCAACGATCCGAAGAAAGTCGCCAAAGCCGAACGCAAGAAACTCCGGTTCTTCGACCGGATTTCGGCCAGGGAGCTCCTTGAGCTGGATCTCGACGACCTGATCATCGAGCGTCCGATCCTCACCCTGCTCCAGCGGGCGAAGTGCCTCAAGGAGCTCCAGATCATCGACGCGCTGCACCATCCGGAGCATATTCTCGACGCCCTGGAGGGGAAGCACGTGGGCACCATCATTTACAAGGAGGAGTGA
- a CDS encoding DUF1287 domain-containing protein — translation MLLAATVPLSAAQESPESRVVRAAREQVGKTIRYDPGYEKLAYPGGDVPLERGVCSDVVVRAYRAALQMDLQKLVHEDMILNFGGYPRLWGLKRPDSSIDHRRVPNLQTYFKRMGYALPVTREAKDYKPGDLVTCTLPPNLPHIMIVSDRTNAGGVPLVIHNIGAGAKEEDRLFEFPLTGHYRIKTNEPRVRRSVQGRAR, via the coding sequence ATGCTGCTGGCTGCGACGGTTCCTTTGAGCGCGGCCCAGGAGAGCCCGGAAAGCCGCGTGGTCAGGGCTGCCCGCGAACAGGTCGGCAAGACGATTCGCTACGACCCCGGCTACGAAAAGCTGGCGTATCCGGGCGGGGATGTTCCCTTGGAGCGGGGCGTATGCAGCGACGTGGTAGTGCGTGCGTATCGCGCGGCACTCCAAATGGATCTTCAAAAACTGGTCCACGAAGACATGATCCTCAACTTTGGCGGCTACCCCCGGCTCTGGGGGTTGAAACGCCCGGACAGCAGTATCGACCATCGACGGGTGCCTAACCTGCAGACCTATTTCAAGAGGATGGGATATGCCCTTCCCGTCACGAGGGAGGCCAAGGACTACAAGCCCGGGGATCTCGTCACCTGCACTCTCCCGCCGAACCTGCCTCACATCATGATCGTCAGCGACAGAACGAATGCCGGAGGAGTTCCCCTGGTCATCCACAATATCGGAGCCGGGGCCAAAGAGGAAGACCGGCTGTTCGAGTTCCCGCTGACCGGGCACTACAGAATCAAGACGAACGAACCGCGGGTTCGGCGCAGCGTGCAGGGCCGCGCCCGCTGA
- a CDS encoding PadR family transcriptional regulator — MPEPKGKKARPEQGKRERYMQPSILLGLYPKPSYGYELIQNIQRFGFVEGQAPPGMIYRHLHQLEGDGLVSSEWDTGAGPAKRMYRLTEEGRQMLALWVEYMERQARNLSAFVEQYRSTRAAGSAEPS; from the coding sequence ATGCCGGAACCGAAGGGAAAAAAAGCTCGACCGGAACAGGGAAAACGCGAACGCTACATGCAGCCGTCCATCCTGCTGGGCCTTTATCCAAAGCCGTCGTACGGGTATGAGCTCATCCAGAACATCCAGAGATTCGGATTCGTGGAGGGGCAGGCTCCACCGGGAATGATCTATCGACACCTGCACCAGCTGGAGGGGGATGGATTGGTCTCGTCCGAGTGGGATACGGGGGCGGGGCCGGCAAAACGCATGTATCGCCTCACTGAAGAGGGCAGGCAGATGCTCGCCCTGTGGGTCGAGTACATGGAGAGGCAGGCCAGGAACCTGAGCGCCTTTGTCGAGCAATACCGCTCAACCCGCGCGGCCGGAAGCGCCGAGCCGTCCTGA
- a CDS encoding IS110 family transposase, protein MGLYAGIDLHASSNYLAIVDESGKRTLRCKLPNDGEEVVSALEPYRDQMMGVAVESTFNWYWLVDTLNESGLRVHLANPAAIQKYSGLKHCDDKYDAFWLAEMLRLGILPEGYIYPKEERPLRDLLRKRGHLVKLRTSLILSLQNIVARNRGLRVNANEVKRLKKNRIPPLLEENEDLAMAGRVSKETIDFLTRMIRDIEIAVARKTSLKDSYRNLLTIPGIGRILALTIMLETGPIGRFPKVGNYVSYCRKVGSRWTSNEKAKGKGNKKNGNKYLAWAFSEAAELARRFDPECRSYYNRKMHRSNFLVAHQALAHKLARAAYYLMKDNVVFMPEKLFGRSPPAQEPGRAHVPCRERGTR, encoded by the coding sequence ATGGGATTGTATGCGGGGATAGACCTACATGCAAGCAGCAATTATCTGGCAATTGTCGACGAAAGCGGGAAGAGGACTCTGAGGTGCAAGCTCCCCAATGACGGGGAGGAGGTGGTGTCGGCACTTGAGCCTTATCGGGATCAAATGATGGGCGTGGCGGTGGAGTCGACCTTCAACTGGTACTGGCTTGTGGACACGCTCAATGAAAGCGGCCTGAGAGTGCATCTGGCCAACCCCGCAGCCATCCAAAAGTACTCGGGGCTCAAGCATTGCGATGACAAGTACGATGCATTCTGGCTGGCCGAGATGCTGCGACTCGGGATACTGCCCGAGGGGTACATCTACCCGAAAGAGGAAAGACCCTTACGGGATCTGCTAAGGAAGAGAGGGCACCTGGTCAAGCTCAGAACCTCGCTCATCCTGAGCTTGCAGAACATAGTGGCCAGAAACCGCGGTTTGCGGGTAAATGCAAATGAGGTCAAGAGGCTTAAGAAGAACCGCATCCCCCCGTTGCTCGAAGAAAACGAGGATCTGGCCATGGCCGGCAGGGTCAGCAAGGAGACCATTGATTTTCTCACCCGGATGATCCGGGATATCGAGATTGCGGTTGCCAGGAAGACGAGCCTTAAAGATTCCTACCGGAATCTTCTTACAATCCCTGGAATCGGAAGGATTCTGGCGCTGACCATCATGCTGGAGACCGGGCCGATCGGCCGCTTCCCCAAGGTGGGCAATTATGTCTCCTATTGCCGTAAAGTCGGTTCCAGATGGACCAGCAATGAGAAAGCAAAGGGAAAGGGCAACAAGAAGAACGGCAACAAGTATCTGGCTTGGGCCTTCTCGGAAGCCGCCGAATTGGCAAGACGATTTGATCCGGAATGCAGAAGCTATTACAATCGCAAGATGCATCGGAGCAACTTCCTGGTGGCCCACCAGGCCCTTGCCCACAAACTGGCCAGGGCGGCTTATTATCTCATGAAGGACAACGTTGTTTTCATGCCTGAAAAGCTATTCGGGCGATCACCCCCGGCACAGGAGCCGGGCAGAGCGCATGTGCCATGTCGGGAAAGGGGCACGCGTTAA